The DNA sequence ACACAATCGTTTTTGCATCCTGAAGCGCTTCATAAAATAGTTTTGTAGTAGCCGGACCAATATCCAATGCGATCCACCTTTCAGGAATTTCCTGATAAGGAACAACCTTTGTTTCTGCCCGGCCGTCAAATTTTTCTGCTACAACAAAATCAACGGGTAAATAGAGCTTCGTTCCGTTTTTCCTGGATATATCCATCAGGTTTTTTACTACATCAAGCATGCTATCCTCGACTAAGGATTTACCGATACCGAAGCCCTGTGCCTTAAGGAAGGTGAATGCCATTGCCCCACCGATGAGGATTTTATCCATTTTTTTAGAAAGGTTTTCAATAATCTTTATCTTATCAGAAACCTTTGCTCCTCCTAATAGAGCAACAACGGGTCGCATAGGTTGATTGACAGACTTCTCAAAATAATCTATCTCTTTCTTCAGTAAAAATCCTGCTGCTGATGGTATAAAACTATCGATACCGACCATTGATGCGTGCTTTCTGTGGCAGTTTCCAAAAGCATCCTGTATAAATACATCACATAAACTGGCTAACTCTCTTGCAAATGCAGGATCATTTTTTTCTTCACCAGAATGAAATCTTAAATTTTCCAATACAAGTACGTCGCCGTAGTTCATTTCTTCAATCTGTTTTTTCACCTTGGGTCCAATGCAGTCATCTGCCAGAATTACCTTTACCTTTTCATCGAGGAAGCGTTGTAAACGCCTGGCAACAGGCTTTAAGCTGTATTTAGGATTTACTTTACCATCGGGCCTACCCAAATGCGAGGCAATGATCACCTTTGCTTTCTCATCGAGCAAAAAGTCAATAGTTGGCAGGGTTGCTCTAATCCTGGTATCATCAGTAATTTTTCCCTCCTCGTCTAACGGTACGTTATAATCCGTTCGAATCATGACTTTCTTTTTGTGCACATCAAGTTCTTTTATAAATAATTTATCCATAATCAATGAAATTAGTTTAAAAAAGATTTGTGTTTATAGATTAGCGATTAACACGGTGAGGTCTACCATACGGTTTGAGAATCCCCATTCATTATCATACCAGGATACTACCTTTATCATGCGTTTATCAATGACGTATGTTAAGGCCGAATCAAATATGCTCGAGTGCATATTCCCGATAATATCTGAGGATACAATAGGATCATCGCAGTACTCTAAAATACCCTTCAGTTCGGTTTCCGCAGCTCTCCTCATAGCGGCATTGACGGATTCTATCGTGACATCCTTCGACACGGTTGCAACTAAGTCTGTCACAGAACCGTTAGCAAC is a window from the Candidatus Jettenia sp. genome containing:
- a CDS encoding phosphoglycerate kinase, with the protein product MIRTDYNVPLDEEGKITDDTRIRATLPTIDFLLDEKAKVIIASHLGRPDGKVNPKYSLKPVARRLQRFLDEKVKVILADDCIGPKVKKQIEEMNYGDVLVLENLRFHSGEEKNDPAFARELASLCDVFIQDAFGNCHRKHASMVGIDSFIPSAAGFLLKKEIDYFEKSVNQPMRPVVALLGGAKVSDKIKIIENLSKKMDKILIGGAMAFTFLKAQGFGIGKSLVEDSMLDVVKNLMDISRKNGTKLYLPVDFVVAEKFDGRAETKVVPYQEIPERWIALDIGPATTKLFYEALQDAKTIVWNGPMGAFEFDAFSRGTYAMIDAVTSSHASTIVGGGDTDMAFHKAGKTHEVSFISTGGGAFLKLLEGSELPGVASLSSKKKA